The Henckelia pumila isolate YLH828 chromosome 2, ASM3356847v2, whole genome shotgun sequence genome includes a window with the following:
- the LOC140879885 gene encoding double-strand break repair protein MRE11 isoform X2, whose amino-acid sequence MKSGGMIPFRHLRKFAQLPSKKSFGHVNYEDPHFNVGLPVFSIHGNHDDPAGVDNLSAVDILSACNLVNYFGKMVLEGSGVGQITLCPILMRKGSTSVALYGLGNIRDERLNRMFQTPHAVQWMRPEAQEGCQVSDWFNMLVLHQNRVKANPKNAINEHFLPRFLDFIVWGHEHECLVDPQEVPGMGFHITQPGSSVATSLIDGESKPKHVLLLEVKGNQYRPTKIPLNSVRPFEYTEVVLKDEPDIDANDQNSILEYLDNVVRNLIDKSSQKANNKAELKLPLVRVKVDYSGFMTINPQRFGQKYVGKVANPQDILIFSKASRRGRAEDKIDVSERLRPEELNQQNIEALVAESNLKMEILPVSDLDVALHNFVNKDDKMAFYSCLQYNLEETRNRIAQDSDIQKFEEEDIIVKVGECLEERVKERATKTTGPQQFTLSGQSSQNITNTKSNVGTEASFSDDEDATLFAGTKSTRKGKKDPSQTFRTSRDSSETGKTTARGRGRGRGRASSTIKQTTLDAALSLRPSRRSASVAASASVQSLADDEEIVDSDSNDETEKFDVKDIDGSSDDALPLQGKGRKRAASRGRGRGSTSASKRGRKSDNSSPSLQRLLTSKEEDDDDDDDIVKKLSTPQPRVTRNYGALRR is encoded by the exons ATGAAATCCGGAGGCATGATTCCTTTCAGGCATTTGAGGAAATTTGCTCAATTGCCGAGCAAAAAGAG CTTTGGCCACGTAAACTATGAAGATCCTCATTTTAATGTTGGATTGCCTGTGTTCAGCATTCATGGAAATCATGATGATCCTGCTGGAGTG GACAATCTTTCTGCTGTTGATATTCTTTCGGCATGTAATCTTGTGAACTATTTTGGAAAAATGGTTCTCGAAGGTTCTGGTGTTGGGCAGATCACTCTTTGTCCTATTCTTATGAGAAAG GGTTCAACATCTGTAGCTCTTTATGGCCTAGGGAATATCAGAGATGAACGACTTAATCGAATGTTTCAG ACACCTCATGCTGTGCAATGGATGAGACCTGAAGCTCAAGAAGGTTGTCAGGTTTCGGACTGGTTCAACATGCTAGTACTTCATCAAAATAG AGTGAAAGCAAATCCTAAAAATGCTATAAACGAGCACTTTCTGCCTCGATTTTTGGACTTTATTGTATGGGGACATGAGCATGAATGCCTCGTTGATCCTCAG GAAGTCCCGGGCATGGGTTTCCATATTACTCAACCTGGTTCATCTGTAGCAACTTCGCTCATTGATGGTGAATCAAAGCCAAAGCATGTCCTGCTTCTAGAGGTTAAG GGGAATCAATATCGACCAACCAAGATACCTCTCAACTCAGTGAGGCCTTTTGAATATACAGAG GTAGTATTAAAGGATGAACCTGATATTGATGCGAATGATCAGAATTCTATCCTAGAATATTTGGATAACGTG GTCAGAAATCTGATCGATAAATCTAGTCAAAAGGCTAACAACAAAGCGGAGCTCAAGCTTCCCTTAGTTAGAGTAAAG GTAGACTACTCTGGGTTCATGACGATAAACCCACAAAGATTTGGGCAAAAATATGTGGGGAAG GTTGCAAATCCTCAAGATATCCTTATATTTTCCAAAGCATCAAGAAGAGGTCGAGCTGAAG ATAAAATTGATGTTTCTGAACGGCTTCGACCAGAAGAGCTGAATCAACAAAACATTGAAGCCTTAGTTGCCGAGAGTAATCTG aaaatggaGATACTCCCTGTCAGTGACTTGGACGTTGCGTTGCACAATTTTGTCAACAAAGATGACAAAATGGCCTTCTATTCCTGTTTGCAATATAACCTCGAAGAAACTCGC AATAGAATCGCCCAGGATTCGGATATTCAAAAGTTTGAAGAGGAAGACATAATTGTCAAAGTTGGAGAATGTTTAGAG GAACGTGTGAAAGAAAGAGCCACAAAAACAACAGGTCCACAACAGTTCACACTTAGCGGCCAGTCGTCTCAG AACATTACAAACACAAAGAGTAATGTAGGAACTGAAGCTTCCTTCAGCGATGATGAGGACGCCACTCTATTTGCTGGCACAAAGTCTACCAGGAAAGGAAAGAAAGATCCCTCACAAACTTTTAGGACCTCTCGCGACTCATCAGAAACTGGTAAAACTACTGCCAGAGGAAGGGGAAGAGGTAGAGGCAGGGCTTCCAGTACAATAAAGCAAACAACATTAGATGCAGCCCTTAGTTTACGTCCTTCACGAAG ATCTGCATCAGTTGCTGCATCAGCTTCAGTTCAGAGTTTGGCTGATGATGAGGAAATCGTGGACTCAGATTCAAATGACGAAACTGAGAAATTCGACGTAAAAGATATTGACGGTAGTTCG GATGATGCTCTACCTCTCCAAGGCAAAGGAAGAAAAAGAGCTGCTTCAAGAGGAAGGGGTAGAGGATCTACCTCGGCCTCTAAGAGGGGAAGGAAATCAGATAACTCTTCTCCTTCTCTTCAAAGATTGCTTACCAGTAAAGAAGAagacgacgacgacgacgacgacaTAGTGAAGAAACTTAGCACACCTCAACCTCGG GTGACAAGAAACTATGGCGCTTTAAGAAGGTAA
- the LOC140879885 gene encoding double-strand break repair protein MRE11 isoform X1: MTESSREDKSDMLRILVATDCHLGYMEKDEIRRHDSFQAFEEICSIAEQKEVDFILLGGDLFHENKPSRSTLVKAIEILRRRCLNDRPVQFQVVSDQTVNFANSFGHVNYEDPHFNVGLPVFSIHGNHDDPAGVDNLSAVDILSACNLVNYFGKMVLEGSGVGQITLCPILMRKGSTSVALYGLGNIRDERLNRMFQTPHAVQWMRPEAQEGCQVSDWFNMLVLHQNRVKANPKNAINEHFLPRFLDFIVWGHEHECLVDPQEVPGMGFHITQPGSSVATSLIDGESKPKHVLLLEVKGNQYRPTKIPLNSVRPFEYTEVVLKDEPDIDANDQNSILEYLDNVVRNLIDKSSQKANNKAELKLPLVRVKVDYSGFMTINPQRFGQKYVGKVANPQDILIFSKASRRGRAEDKIDVSERLRPEELNQQNIEALVAESNLKMEILPVSDLDVALHNFVNKDDKMAFYSCLQYNLEETRNRIAQDSDIQKFEEEDIIVKVGECLEERVKERATKTTGPQQFTLSGQSSQNITNTKSNVGTEASFSDDEDATLFAGTKSTRKGKKDPSQTFRTSRDSSETGKTTARGRGRGRGRASSTIKQTTLDAALSLRPSRRSASVAASASVQSLADDEEIVDSDSNDETEKFDVKDIDGSSDDALPLQGKGRKRAASRGRGRGSTSASKRGRKSDNSSPSLQRLLTSKEEDDDDDDDIVKKLSTPQPRVTRNYGALRR, translated from the exons ATGACTGAATCTTCGAG GGAAGACAAGAGTGACATGCTTCGGATACTAGTAGCCACTGATTGCCATCTTGGTTATATGGAGAAGGATGAAATCCGGAGGCATGATTCCTTTCAGGCATTTGAGGAAATTTGCTCAATTGCCGAGCAAAAAGAG gtaGATTTCATACTTCTTGGCGGCGATCTTTTTCATGAGAATAAGCCTTCACGGTCTACCTTAGTGAAAGCCATCGAAATCCTCCGTCGTCGCTGTCTCAATGATCGTCCAGTTCAGTTTCAAGTCGTCAGTGACCAGACAGTGAATTTCGCAAATTC CTTTGGCCACGTAAACTATGAAGATCCTCATTTTAATGTTGGATTGCCTGTGTTCAGCATTCATGGAAATCATGATGATCCTGCTGGAGTG GACAATCTTTCTGCTGTTGATATTCTTTCGGCATGTAATCTTGTGAACTATTTTGGAAAAATGGTTCTCGAAGGTTCTGGTGTTGGGCAGATCACTCTTTGTCCTATTCTTATGAGAAAG GGTTCAACATCTGTAGCTCTTTATGGCCTAGGGAATATCAGAGATGAACGACTTAATCGAATGTTTCAG ACACCTCATGCTGTGCAATGGATGAGACCTGAAGCTCAAGAAGGTTGTCAGGTTTCGGACTGGTTCAACATGCTAGTACTTCATCAAAATAG AGTGAAAGCAAATCCTAAAAATGCTATAAACGAGCACTTTCTGCCTCGATTTTTGGACTTTATTGTATGGGGACATGAGCATGAATGCCTCGTTGATCCTCAG GAAGTCCCGGGCATGGGTTTCCATATTACTCAACCTGGTTCATCTGTAGCAACTTCGCTCATTGATGGTGAATCAAAGCCAAAGCATGTCCTGCTTCTAGAGGTTAAG GGGAATCAATATCGACCAACCAAGATACCTCTCAACTCAGTGAGGCCTTTTGAATATACAGAG GTAGTATTAAAGGATGAACCTGATATTGATGCGAATGATCAGAATTCTATCCTAGAATATTTGGATAACGTG GTCAGAAATCTGATCGATAAATCTAGTCAAAAGGCTAACAACAAAGCGGAGCTCAAGCTTCCCTTAGTTAGAGTAAAG GTAGACTACTCTGGGTTCATGACGATAAACCCACAAAGATTTGGGCAAAAATATGTGGGGAAG GTTGCAAATCCTCAAGATATCCTTATATTTTCCAAAGCATCAAGAAGAGGTCGAGCTGAAG ATAAAATTGATGTTTCTGAACGGCTTCGACCAGAAGAGCTGAATCAACAAAACATTGAAGCCTTAGTTGCCGAGAGTAATCTG aaaatggaGATACTCCCTGTCAGTGACTTGGACGTTGCGTTGCACAATTTTGTCAACAAAGATGACAAAATGGCCTTCTATTCCTGTTTGCAATATAACCTCGAAGAAACTCGC AATAGAATCGCCCAGGATTCGGATATTCAAAAGTTTGAAGAGGAAGACATAATTGTCAAAGTTGGAGAATGTTTAGAG GAACGTGTGAAAGAAAGAGCCACAAAAACAACAGGTCCACAACAGTTCACACTTAGCGGCCAGTCGTCTCAG AACATTACAAACACAAAGAGTAATGTAGGAACTGAAGCTTCCTTCAGCGATGATGAGGACGCCACTCTATTTGCTGGCACAAAGTCTACCAGGAAAGGAAAGAAAGATCCCTCACAAACTTTTAGGACCTCTCGCGACTCATCAGAAACTGGTAAAACTACTGCCAGAGGAAGGGGAAGAGGTAGAGGCAGGGCTTCCAGTACAATAAAGCAAACAACATTAGATGCAGCCCTTAGTTTACGTCCTTCACGAAG ATCTGCATCAGTTGCTGCATCAGCTTCAGTTCAGAGTTTGGCTGATGATGAGGAAATCGTGGACTCAGATTCAAATGACGAAACTGAGAAATTCGACGTAAAAGATATTGACGGTAGTTCG GATGATGCTCTACCTCTCCAAGGCAAAGGAAGAAAAAGAGCTGCTTCAAGAGGAAGGGGTAGAGGATCTACCTCGGCCTCTAAGAGGGGAAGGAAATCAGATAACTCTTCTCCTTCTCTTCAAAGATTGCTTACCAGTAAAGAAGAagacgacgacgacgacgacgacaTAGTGAAGAAACTTAGCACACCTCAACCTCGG GTGACAAGAAACTATGGCGCTTTAAGAAGGTAA
- the LOC140879885 gene encoding double-strand break repair protein MRE11 isoform X3 produces the protein MDSMDNLSAVDILSACNLVNYFGKMVLEGSGVGQITLCPILMRKGSTSVALYGLGNIRDERLNRMFQTPHAVQWMRPEAQEGCQVSDWFNMLVLHQNRVKANPKNAINEHFLPRFLDFIVWGHEHECLVDPQEVPGMGFHITQPGSSVATSLIDGESKPKHVLLLEVKGNQYRPTKIPLNSVRPFEYTEVVLKDEPDIDANDQNSILEYLDNVVRNLIDKSSQKANNKAELKLPLVRVKVDYSGFMTINPQRFGQKYVGKVANPQDILIFSKASRRGRAEDKIDVSERLRPEELNQQNIEALVAESNLKMEILPVSDLDVALHNFVNKDDKMAFYSCLQYNLEETRNRIAQDSDIQKFEEEDIIVKVGECLEERVKERATKTTGPQQFTLSGQSSQNITNTKSNVGTEASFSDDEDATLFAGTKSTRKGKKDPSQTFRTSRDSSETGKTTARGRGRGRGRASSTIKQTTLDAALSLRPSRRSASVAASASVQSLADDEEIVDSDSNDETEKFDVKDIDGSSDDALPLQGKGRKRAASRGRGRGSTSASKRGRKSDNSSPSLQRLLTSKEEDDDDDDDIVKKLSTPQPRVTRNYGALRR, from the exons ATGGATTCTATG GACAATCTTTCTGCTGTTGATATTCTTTCGGCATGTAATCTTGTGAACTATTTTGGAAAAATGGTTCTCGAAGGTTCTGGTGTTGGGCAGATCACTCTTTGTCCTATTCTTATGAGAAAG GGTTCAACATCTGTAGCTCTTTATGGCCTAGGGAATATCAGAGATGAACGACTTAATCGAATGTTTCAG ACACCTCATGCTGTGCAATGGATGAGACCTGAAGCTCAAGAAGGTTGTCAGGTTTCGGACTGGTTCAACATGCTAGTACTTCATCAAAATAG AGTGAAAGCAAATCCTAAAAATGCTATAAACGAGCACTTTCTGCCTCGATTTTTGGACTTTATTGTATGGGGACATGAGCATGAATGCCTCGTTGATCCTCAG GAAGTCCCGGGCATGGGTTTCCATATTACTCAACCTGGTTCATCTGTAGCAACTTCGCTCATTGATGGTGAATCAAAGCCAAAGCATGTCCTGCTTCTAGAGGTTAAG GGGAATCAATATCGACCAACCAAGATACCTCTCAACTCAGTGAGGCCTTTTGAATATACAGAG GTAGTATTAAAGGATGAACCTGATATTGATGCGAATGATCAGAATTCTATCCTAGAATATTTGGATAACGTG GTCAGAAATCTGATCGATAAATCTAGTCAAAAGGCTAACAACAAAGCGGAGCTCAAGCTTCCCTTAGTTAGAGTAAAG GTAGACTACTCTGGGTTCATGACGATAAACCCACAAAGATTTGGGCAAAAATATGTGGGGAAG GTTGCAAATCCTCAAGATATCCTTATATTTTCCAAAGCATCAAGAAGAGGTCGAGCTGAAG ATAAAATTGATGTTTCTGAACGGCTTCGACCAGAAGAGCTGAATCAACAAAACATTGAAGCCTTAGTTGCCGAGAGTAATCTG aaaatggaGATACTCCCTGTCAGTGACTTGGACGTTGCGTTGCACAATTTTGTCAACAAAGATGACAAAATGGCCTTCTATTCCTGTTTGCAATATAACCTCGAAGAAACTCGC AATAGAATCGCCCAGGATTCGGATATTCAAAAGTTTGAAGAGGAAGACATAATTGTCAAAGTTGGAGAATGTTTAGAG GAACGTGTGAAAGAAAGAGCCACAAAAACAACAGGTCCACAACAGTTCACACTTAGCGGCCAGTCGTCTCAG AACATTACAAACACAAAGAGTAATGTAGGAACTGAAGCTTCCTTCAGCGATGATGAGGACGCCACTCTATTTGCTGGCACAAAGTCTACCAGGAAAGGAAAGAAAGATCCCTCACAAACTTTTAGGACCTCTCGCGACTCATCAGAAACTGGTAAAACTACTGCCAGAGGAAGGGGAAGAGGTAGAGGCAGGGCTTCCAGTACAATAAAGCAAACAACATTAGATGCAGCCCTTAGTTTACGTCCTTCACGAAG ATCTGCATCAGTTGCTGCATCAGCTTCAGTTCAGAGTTTGGCTGATGATGAGGAAATCGTGGACTCAGATTCAAATGACGAAACTGAGAAATTCGACGTAAAAGATATTGACGGTAGTTCG GATGATGCTCTACCTCTCCAAGGCAAAGGAAGAAAAAGAGCTGCTTCAAGAGGAAGGGGTAGAGGATCTACCTCGGCCTCTAAGAGGGGAAGGAAATCAGATAACTCTTCTCCTTCTCTTCAAAGATTGCTTACCAGTAAAGAAGAagacgacgacgacgacgacgacaTAGTGAAGAAACTTAGCACACCTCAACCTCGG GTGACAAGAAACTATGGCGCTTTAAGAAGGTAA
- the LOC140879885 gene encoding double-strand break repair protein MRE11 isoform X4 codes for MTESSREDKSDMLRILVATDCHLGYMEKDEIRRHDSFQAFEEICSIAEQKEVDFILLGGDLFHENKPSRSTLVKAIEILRRRCLNDRPVQFQVVSDQTVNFANSFGHVNYEDPHFNVGLPVFSIHGNHDDPAGVDNLSAVDILSACNLVNYFGKMVLEGSGVGQITLCPILMRKGSTSVALYGLGNIRDERLNRMFQTPHAVQWMRPEAQEGCQVSDWFNMLVLHQNRVKANPKNAINEHFLPRFLDFIVWGHEHECLVDPQEVPGMGFHITQPGSSVATSLIDGESKPKHVLLLEVKGNQYRPTKIPLNSVRPFEYTEVVLKDEPDIDANDQNSILEYLDNVVRNLIDKSSQKANNKAELKLPLVRVKVDYSGFMTINPQRFGQKYVGKVANPQDILIFSKASRRGRAEDKIDVSERLRPEELNQQNIEALVAESNLKMEILPVSDLDVALHNFVNKDDKMAFYSCLQYNLEETRNRIAQDSDIQKFEEEDIIVKVGECLEERVKERATKTTGPQQFTLSGQSSQELKLPSAMMRTPLYLLAQSLPGKERKIPHKLLGPLATHQKLVKLLPEEGEEVEAGLPVQ; via the exons ATGACTGAATCTTCGAG GGAAGACAAGAGTGACATGCTTCGGATACTAGTAGCCACTGATTGCCATCTTGGTTATATGGAGAAGGATGAAATCCGGAGGCATGATTCCTTTCAGGCATTTGAGGAAATTTGCTCAATTGCCGAGCAAAAAGAG gtaGATTTCATACTTCTTGGCGGCGATCTTTTTCATGAGAATAAGCCTTCACGGTCTACCTTAGTGAAAGCCATCGAAATCCTCCGTCGTCGCTGTCTCAATGATCGTCCAGTTCAGTTTCAAGTCGTCAGTGACCAGACAGTGAATTTCGCAAATTC CTTTGGCCACGTAAACTATGAAGATCCTCATTTTAATGTTGGATTGCCTGTGTTCAGCATTCATGGAAATCATGATGATCCTGCTGGAGTG GACAATCTTTCTGCTGTTGATATTCTTTCGGCATGTAATCTTGTGAACTATTTTGGAAAAATGGTTCTCGAAGGTTCTGGTGTTGGGCAGATCACTCTTTGTCCTATTCTTATGAGAAAG GGTTCAACATCTGTAGCTCTTTATGGCCTAGGGAATATCAGAGATGAACGACTTAATCGAATGTTTCAG ACACCTCATGCTGTGCAATGGATGAGACCTGAAGCTCAAGAAGGTTGTCAGGTTTCGGACTGGTTCAACATGCTAGTACTTCATCAAAATAG AGTGAAAGCAAATCCTAAAAATGCTATAAACGAGCACTTTCTGCCTCGATTTTTGGACTTTATTGTATGGGGACATGAGCATGAATGCCTCGTTGATCCTCAG GAAGTCCCGGGCATGGGTTTCCATATTACTCAACCTGGTTCATCTGTAGCAACTTCGCTCATTGATGGTGAATCAAAGCCAAAGCATGTCCTGCTTCTAGAGGTTAAG GGGAATCAATATCGACCAACCAAGATACCTCTCAACTCAGTGAGGCCTTTTGAATATACAGAG GTAGTATTAAAGGATGAACCTGATATTGATGCGAATGATCAGAATTCTATCCTAGAATATTTGGATAACGTG GTCAGAAATCTGATCGATAAATCTAGTCAAAAGGCTAACAACAAAGCGGAGCTCAAGCTTCCCTTAGTTAGAGTAAAG GTAGACTACTCTGGGTTCATGACGATAAACCCACAAAGATTTGGGCAAAAATATGTGGGGAAG GTTGCAAATCCTCAAGATATCCTTATATTTTCCAAAGCATCAAGAAGAGGTCGAGCTGAAG ATAAAATTGATGTTTCTGAACGGCTTCGACCAGAAGAGCTGAATCAACAAAACATTGAAGCCTTAGTTGCCGAGAGTAATCTG aaaatggaGATACTCCCTGTCAGTGACTTGGACGTTGCGTTGCACAATTTTGTCAACAAAGATGACAAAATGGCCTTCTATTCCTGTTTGCAATATAACCTCGAAGAAACTCGC AATAGAATCGCCCAGGATTCGGATATTCAAAAGTTTGAAGAGGAAGACATAATTGTCAAAGTTGGAGAATGTTTAGAG GAACGTGTGAAAGAAAGAGCCACAAAAACAACAGGTCCACAACAGTTCACACTTAGCGGCCAGTCGTCTCAG GAACTGAAGCTTCCTTCAGCGATGATGAGGACGCCACTCTATTTGCTGGCACAAAGTCTACCAGGAAAGGAAAGAAAGATCCCTCACAAACTTTTAGGACCTCTCGCGACTCATCAGAAACTGGTAAAACTACTGCCAGAGGAAGGGGAAGAGGTAGAGGCAGGGCTTCCAGTACAATAA